The Acidobacteriota bacterium sequence CCGTTTCACTTGTGCAGCACTGCCATCATGGCCACGGCGGTGTTGATGTTGTCGCGGAACCGCCTGGCCTACGAGCTGACCTACTTCTGGGGATTCAGCGGAACCCTGCAGGCCATTCTCACTCCCGATCTGGAGGAGCCCTTTCCCCATCCTCTTTATCTGAGCTATTTCTTCACTCATGGGCTCATCATCCTGGGAGCGCTCTACGCCACCTTGGTCTTCCGATTTCGACCGTTTCCACGCTCGATGGTGCGGGTCTATGTCATCACCGCCATTTACTGCTTTGTCTTTATCCTCCCTCTCAACTATCTGATCGACACCAACTACGTCTATATGCGCTACAAACCGGTGGGAGCCAGCCTCCTGGACTATCTGGGGCCCTGGCCCTGGTACATGCTGTCGGTGGCTGTGCTGGCCTGGTTTTTGTTCGCGGCCGCCTAC is a genomic window containing:
- a CDS encoding TIGR02206 family membrane protein; the protein is MNFVLFGSSHLLTMAVVFGVSVLLPLWVRRHCSERGGTRVAVWLGIFVLVHEIVKAWIRVTVYDHRFADVLPFHLCSTAIMATAVLMLSRNRLAYELTYFWGFSGTLQAILTPDLEEPFPHPLYLSYFFTHGLIILGALYATLVFRFRPFPRSMVRVYVITAIYCFVFILPLNYLIDTNYVYMRYKPVGASLLDYLGPWPWYMLSVAVLAWFLFAAAYAPFYVTDRVARRSGAQEKG